From a single Chitinophaga sp. Cy-1792 genomic region:
- a CDS encoding GLPGLI family protein — MRSFLKVFICLQLLTVMGWAQSPVILTEGKILFERKVNAYSLMNEMSDKGGLTKEKVEAYKSSNPAFRVNQFTLVFKNGQTLYQGAPGDNTTAVSTDEWFIMVGGDNVVFTDLNSQMMAAEKHVCSNSFVVADSIRRIAWKITSEVRNIAGFQCRRANALIMDSVYVVAFYTTEIPTAGGPESFCGLPGMILGLALPDEHVTWFAKEVYSSGQDISYTPKKAITQQQFADKVRDMTKGWGPIAPLVARKAAL, encoded by the coding sequence ATGAGAAGTTTCCTTAAAGTATTTATTTGTCTGCAATTGTTGACGGTAATGGGATGGGCGCAGTCGCCCGTTATACTCACCGAAGGTAAAATACTGTTTGAAAGAAAGGTGAATGCCTATAGTCTGATGAATGAGATGAGCGATAAAGGAGGGCTCACAAAGGAGAAGGTGGAGGCTTATAAGAGTAGCAATCCTGCTTTCCGGGTGAATCAGTTTACGCTGGTGTTTAAGAATGGCCAGACGCTTTACCAGGGCGCTCCGGGAGATAATACAACCGCGGTTTCCACAGACGAATGGTTTATCATGGTGGGTGGTGATAATGTGGTATTTACTGATTTAAATAGTCAGATGATGGCAGCGGAGAAGCATGTATGCAGCAATTCCTTTGTGGTGGCGGATAGTATCCGCAGGATAGCCTGGAAGATTACCAGCGAGGTGCGGAATATTGCCGGGTTTCAATGCAGGAGGGCGAATGCGTTGATCATGGATTCAGTATATGTAGTGGCTTTCTATACAACAGAGATTCCGACTGCTGGTGGCCCGGAGTCGTTTTGTGGATTGCCGGGAATGATACTGGGGCTGGCATTGCCTGATGAGCATGTGACCTGGTTTGCAAAGGAAGTGTATTCCAGTGGCCAGGATATTTCCTATACACCTAAAAAAGCCATTACGCAGCAGCAGTTTGCAGATAAAGTGAGGGATATGACAAAGGGATGGGGCCCGATAGCGCCGCTGGTTGCGAGGAAAGCGGCGCTATAA
- a CDS encoding outer membrane beta-barrel protein, whose translation MKRVATLMSIMLGLTLHVIAQNSIQGIVTDGTRQEVMINTAVILIKARDSMLVQAVRTGNDGRFQINKIDTGKYIVLISYANYADYTEFVYLQTAQQQIDLGKIAMTTKAHLLQEVVVRKELGAIIIKGDTTEFVADSFRLQPNASVEELLARLPGLQVDKDGNITAQGAAVKKVLVDGEEFFGDDPTLVTRNLRADMIDKVQVYEKKSDMAVATGINDGKQEKTINLQLKENSKRGMFGKISVGGGLQGYFEEQAMINFFRGKQKVSVYGTLGNTGRIGLGWQDNEKLSVQRDESVTKDNELDSWSGNYEGQGIPLAQTGGFHFNDRWSEDKQAINLNYKVGNLMIDGESNTIAQNNLPGSIIYSSTNQAFKNNIFKNKLLGEYEIKADSSTRIKVNVSGILNHKTTDNQYHVKTYDGDSSLLNTGRRQLSNSSDLGNINTMVMIERSMKKKGRKLALFLHENYINENSAGIVKAQSDFYYGVDKRDSTALLDQRKTAVSKSLYLDGKIVYTEPLSRRVVMVWNYGLSVNASNADMNAYNKSAEGFYNQPDSAFSNSYAFSQLINQGGIAFSVNSNKVHFNFGTDAGLTNWTQTNHYTGNSNQRSFVNWYPSADLTYVFRMQQSIGVYYNGTTKMPAINQVQPVLNNTDPLNVYVGNPALDPYYTNVMGIRYNTYQPLSGKYLFSNFNYSFSGNQITTNTITDLSGKNIYSYMNVGGNNRYWGYLGLGKKMDRFNANAGINLGVNGERGVNFSNGVRNILHYHNYNAEIYANQYLKDRYDVSLALNAAWNTSASSLQQQAPVNYWTGTISPALTVFLPGKLQLHTEVKYYIRQRTNIFSDNLNVLLCNAWIGKKFLKEDALLVKVSGNDLLNRNKGFNRFVGGSSMVQNSYTTVQRFFLLSVTWNFIQRTAVQNGNPSSK comes from the coding sequence ATGAAAAGAGTAGCTACCCTCATGTCCATAATGTTGGGCCTGACCCTTCATGTGATAGCACAAAACAGTATACAAGGAATCGTAACAGATGGTACGCGACAGGAAGTAATGATCAATACGGCTGTGATATTGATAAAGGCCAGAGATTCTATGTTGGTCCAAGCCGTGAGAACAGGTAATGACGGGCGTTTCCAGATAAATAAAATAGATACCGGAAAATATATAGTGTTGATTTCATATGCTAACTATGCCGACTATACGGAATTTGTATATCTGCAAACTGCACAACAACAAATAGACCTGGGCAAAATCGCCATGACCACAAAAGCACACCTGTTACAGGAAGTGGTGGTCAGAAAAGAGCTGGGCGCCATCATCATCAAAGGTGATACCACCGAGTTTGTCGCCGACAGCTTTCGCCTGCAACCCAATGCCTCCGTGGAAGAGCTGCTGGCCAGACTGCCGGGATTACAGGTCGATAAAGACGGGAACATTACTGCACAGGGAGCAGCTGTAAAGAAAGTGTTGGTAGATGGAGAAGAATTTTTTGGAGATGATCCCACATTGGTAACCCGAAACCTCCGCGCAGACATGATTGACAAGGTACAGGTATATGAGAAAAAATCTGATATGGCGGTAGCAACAGGTATCAATGACGGGAAGCAGGAGAAAACCATCAATCTGCAATTAAAAGAAAACAGCAAAAGGGGGATGTTTGGTAAGATATCTGTCGGTGGCGGATTGCAGGGGTATTTTGAAGAACAGGCCATGATTAATTTTTTCCGCGGTAAACAGAAGGTTTCCGTGTATGGAACATTGGGAAATACGGGCCGCATCGGGCTTGGCTGGCAGGATAATGAAAAATTGAGCGTACAGCGGGATGAGTCGGTGACAAAAGACAATGAACTCGACTCCTGGAGCGGCAACTATGAAGGGCAGGGTATTCCATTGGCACAAACAGGAGGCTTTCACTTCAATGACAGATGGAGCGAAGATAAACAGGCCATCAACCTGAATTACAAGGTGGGGAATTTGATGATCGACGGAGAAAGTAATACAATAGCGCAGAATAATCTCCCCGGCAGCATTATATACAGCAGCACAAATCAGGCATTCAAAAATAATATCTTCAAAAATAAACTACTGGGTGAGTATGAAATAAAAGCAGATTCATCTACCCGTATAAAAGTTAATGTTAGTGGTATATTGAATCATAAAACAACGGATAATCAATACCATGTTAAAACATATGATGGAGATAGCAGTCTTTTAAATACCGGTAGGCGGCAACTCAGTAATAGCAGCGATCTTGGTAATATCAATACTATGGTAATGATAGAACGAAGTATGAAAAAGAAAGGCAGAAAACTGGCCTTGTTTCTTCATGAAAATTATATCAATGAAAATTCGGCAGGCATTGTAAAAGCACAGAGCGATTTTTATTATGGTGTGGATAAGCGGGACAGCACAGCGTTATTGGACCAACGTAAGACGGCCGTTTCAAAATCGCTGTACCTGGATGGTAAAATCGTATATACGGAACCGTTATCAAGGCGGGTGGTAATGGTGTGGAATTACGGGCTGTCCGTTAATGCCAGTAATGCAGATATGAACGCATATAACAAATCTGCTGAAGGGTTTTATAATCAACCGGACAGCGCCTTCAGCAATAGTTACGCCTTTAGTCAGCTAATAAACCAGGGGGGTATTGCTTTTTCTGTAAACAGTAATAAAGTGCATTTTAATTTCGGTACGGATGCAGGCCTCACCAACTGGACCCAGACCAATCATTATACGGGCAATAGCAATCAGCGTTCCTTTGTTAACTGGTACCCTTCAGCTGATCTGACCTATGTTTTCAGGATGCAGCAATCTATCGGCGTGTACTATAACGGCACCACGAAAATGCCTGCTATTAACCAGGTGCAACCAGTGCTGAATAATACAGACCCGCTGAATGTATACGTGGGTAACCCTGCGCTGGACCCTTATTATACGAATGTGATGGGCATAAGATATAACACCTATCAGCCTTTGAGCGGAAAGTATCTCTTCAGCAATTTTAATTATTCCTTTTCCGGCAATCAGATTACGACTAATACAATAACAGATCTCTCCGGAAAAAATATTTATTCATATATGAATGTTGGTGGAAATAACCGCTACTGGGGATACCTGGGCCTTGGCAAAAAAATGGACCGGTTCAATGCCAATGCTGGTATCAACCTTGGAGTGAATGGAGAACGAGGCGTGAATTTCAGCAATGGTGTACGGAATATCCTGCATTACCATAATTACAACGCAGAGATATACGCAAACCAGTACCTGAAAGACAGGTATGATGTTAGTCTGGCGCTGAATGCCGCCTGGAATACCAGTGCTTCTTCCCTGCAACAGCAGGCGCCTGTGAATTACTGGACGGGGACTATCTCTCCGGCGCTGACTGTTTTCCTGCCCGGCAAACTCCAGCTGCATACAGAAGTAAAATATTATATCCGGCAGCGAACTAACATTTTCAGTGATAACCTGAACGTGCTCTTGTGTAATGCGTGGATCGGTAAAAAGTTCCTGAAAGAGGATGCATTGCTGGTGAAGGTTTCCGGCAATGACCTGCTAAACCGGAACAAAGGTTTCAATCGCTTTGTGGGCGGCAGTTCCATGGTGCAGAACAGTTATACTACGGTGCAGCGTTTCTTTCTATTGTCCGTTACCTGGAACTTCATTCAGCGGACAGCGGTGCAAAATGGTAATCCTTCATCAAAATAA
- a CDS encoding glycoside hydrolase family 27 protein, which produces MINRNMKKALVAVSMLCMSQFSMAQESPAKPQTPIMGWASWNNFRVNINEKIIREEADAMVRSGLKDAGYNYINVDDGFFGGRNEKGELLHNRQRFPGGMKQLSDYIHSKGLKAGIYAEAGVNTCASIWDADTIGSGSGLYGHDEKDLTTLLKTWGYDFLKVDWCGGKDLGLDEQLRYTQISDWIKRIKPEVVFNICRWQFPGKWAPLVGDSWRISGDINNDFASILRIINLNADLWKYCSPGHFNDMDMLQVGRGMSFEEDKSHFSMWCILNSPLLLGNDLRKISKETLSIITNKEVIALNQDPLCYQARKFSDTLGVQVWAKPLVSVMSGAVGVALLNTSNAPVTAELNIAAVGLNPDKPFVVRDLWKHKDTKGSRNKKLVYELPAHGVVVLKVSGSSVPFNVFTKS; this is translated from the coding sequence ATGATAAACAGGAACATGAAGAAAGCCCTGGTGGCTGTCAGTATGCTGTGCATGTCGCAGTTTTCGATGGCCCAGGAGTCGCCGGCCAAACCACAGACGCCTATTATGGGTTGGGCCAGCTGGAATAATTTCCGCGTCAATATCAACGAAAAAATAATCAGGGAAGAAGCCGATGCCATGGTGCGCAGTGGTTTGAAAGATGCCGGCTACAATTATATCAATGTGGACGATGGTTTCTTTGGTGGCAGGAATGAAAAAGGAGAGCTGCTGCATAACCGCCAGCGGTTTCCCGGTGGGATGAAGCAGCTGTCGGACTATATACACAGCAAGGGCCTGAAAGCGGGCATCTATGCAGAGGCCGGGGTGAATACCTGTGCTTCCATCTGGGATGCCGATACCATCGGCTCCGGCTCCGGACTTTATGGCCACGATGAAAAAGACCTGACCACCTTACTCAAAACATGGGGGTATGACTTCCTGAAAGTAGACTGGTGTGGCGGTAAAGATCTTGGTTTGGATGAACAATTGCGATACACGCAGATTTCGGACTGGATTAAGCGCATTAAACCGGAGGTGGTATTCAATATATGCCGCTGGCAGTTTCCGGGCAAATGGGCGCCGCTGGTAGGGGATTCCTGGCGTATCTCCGGCGATATCAACAATGACTTTGCCTCTATATTGCGCATTATAAACCTCAATGCAGATCTTTGGAAGTATTGCTCTCCGGGGCACTTCAATGACATGGACATGCTGCAGGTAGGCCGTGGAATGAGCTTTGAGGAAGATAAAAGTCATTTCTCCATGTGGTGTATCCTCAATTCGCCTTTGTTACTTGGTAATGATCTCCGGAAAATATCTAAAGAAACATTATCTATCATTACCAACAAGGAAGTGATAGCCCTGAACCAGGACCCACTGTGTTATCAGGCCAGGAAATTCAGCGATACATTGGGTGTGCAGGTATGGGCGAAGCCACTGGTCAGCGTGATGAGCGGAGCAGTAGGTGTAGCCTTGCTGAATACCAGCAATGCACCGGTAACCGCAGAACTGAACATCGCTGCGGTAGGCTTAAACCCTGATAAGCCTTTTGTTGTGCGCGACCTGTGGAAACATAAAGATACCAAGGGTTCCCGCAATAAGAAGCTGGTGTATGAGTTGCCGGCGCATGGTGTGGTGGTGCTGAAAGTGAGTGGTAGCAGTGTGCCGTTTAATGTTTTTACAAAGAGTTAA
- a CDS encoding amidohydrolase family protein — protein MKKTEISRKDFLKMSGLGLAGIAFTSGLLGSATALAAEASHGSKGYLLKNVRLETGFVYEEGEVVHTKTELYCVSIKDGKITGISANKPNDTQAIDAKGWLMLPAFRDMHIHLDKTFYGGQWQATRRPQGGVKGMIALEQQILPEMLKTSTLHAEKLIELLQSKGSNYARSHVNIEPTSKLQSLLHLQKALENKKATFGAELVAFPQHGVYYTDSVPYLKEAAKMGIDYIGGLDPYSIDGAIEKTMDFTVQLALDNNKGIDIHLHEQGESGVKTIEYLIKKVNENPALRNKTFVSHAFALARVDKAKQESLAEALSAAGVGIVSTIPFGGLIMPIPTLYKYNVNVMTGNDSIIDHWSTFGSGSVLEKANTMAQLYGYSSEFLLSRSLKLATGNILPLDDKGNQQWPKAGDTADMVLIDASCSAEAVSRISPVKSLINKGQIVY, from the coding sequence ATGAAGAAAACGGAAATATCCCGCAAGGATTTTTTAAAGATGTCTGGACTGGGTCTGGCAGGCATAGCATTTACCTCCGGCCTGCTGGGATCGGCCACAGCGCTGGCTGCTGAGGCATCCCATGGCAGCAAGGGCTACCTGCTAAAAAACGTACGACTGGAAACTGGCTTTGTTTATGAGGAAGGGGAGGTTGTACACACAAAAACAGAGTTATACTGTGTATCCATCAAAGATGGAAAAATCACCGGTATCTCTGCAAATAAACCTAATGATACCCAGGCGATAGACGCAAAAGGATGGCTCATGCTCCCTGCCTTCAGAGACATGCACATCCATCTGGATAAAACATTCTACGGCGGCCAGTGGCAGGCAACAAGAAGACCACAGGGCGGCGTAAAAGGCATGATAGCACTGGAACAGCAGATCCTGCCGGAAATGCTCAAAACATCTACCCTGCACGCAGAAAAGCTGATAGAACTACTACAGTCCAAAGGCTCCAACTACGCCAGAAGTCATGTCAACATTGAACCTACTTCAAAACTGCAATCACTCCTGCACCTGCAAAAAGCGCTGGAAAATAAAAAGGCCACCTTCGGCGCGGAGCTGGTAGCCTTCCCGCAGCACGGCGTCTACTACACCGATTCCGTACCCTACCTGAAAGAAGCCGCTAAAATGGGTATTGACTATATCGGTGGCCTCGACCCTTACAGCATCGACGGCGCCATCGAGAAAACGATGGACTTCACCGTACAACTCGCGCTGGACAACAACAAGGGCATCGACATACATCTGCATGAACAAGGGGAATCAGGGGTAAAAACCATCGAATACCTGATCAAAAAGGTAAACGAAAATCCGGCTTTGAGAAACAAAACCTTTGTCAGCCACGCTTTTGCACTGGCAAGAGTAGATAAGGCAAAACAGGAATCACTGGCAGAGGCGCTGAGTGCTGCCGGCGTGGGCATCGTTTCCACTATTCCATTCGGCGGGCTTATTATGCCTATACCTACGCTGTACAAATACAATGTAAACGTTATGACGGGCAACGACAGTATCATCGACCACTGGAGCACATTCGGCTCCGGCAGCGTATTGGAAAAAGCCAATACCATGGCGCAGCTATACGGCTACTCGTCTGAGTTCCTGTTGTCCAGGAGCCTGAAACTGGCCACCGGCAACATCTTACCACTCGACGACAAAGGCAATCAGCAATGGCCTAAAGCCGGCGATACCGCCGATATGGTGCTGATAGATGCCAGCTGCTCCGCAGAGGCAGTATCCAGGATATCTCCTGTAAAATCATTGATAAATAAAGGGCAGATCGTTTACTAG